One part of the Georgfuchsia toluolica genome encodes these proteins:
- a CDS encoding GtrA family protein, whose protein sequence is MFNKRWGLTSLLELLRQFTKFAGVGCVSAIGHYGLLIALVQIAAVPAVPASAASALLGALINYSLNYRYTFRSTRQHREAALRFAVVATVGLTLNTSFMWVGVELVGAHYLLSQVVTTGLVMIWSFAGNRYWTFHPENLI, encoded by the coding sequence ATGTTCAACAAGCGATGGGGCCTGACGAGCTTGCTCGAACTGTTGCGCCAATTCACCAAGTTCGCCGGCGTCGGTTGCGTTTCTGCGATCGGCCACTACGGTTTGCTGATCGCGCTGGTTCAGATCGCGGCGGTGCCAGCGGTGCCGGCCTCGGCCGCCAGCGCGCTGCTCGGTGCGTTGATCAATTACAGCCTCAACTATCGCTACACGTTCCGCAGCACCCGGCAACACCGCGAGGCGGCTCTGAGATTTGCCGTTGTCGCTACGGTCGGCCTGACGCTGAACACGTCGTTCATGTGGGTGGGCGTCGAACTCGTCGGGGCGCATTACCTGCTCAGCCAGGTGGTCACGACCGGGTTGGTAATGATCTGGAGCTTTGCCGGTAACCGCTATTGGACATTTCATCCTGAAAACCTCATTTGA
- the recJ gene encoding single-stranded-DNA-specific exonuclease RecJ — MTHLLVRKAPPRAVWALEQAGMHPLLARLYAARGITSAEQAETQFKHLLPPGNLKGIAETACLLADAIAAKKRLLIVADYDCDGATACAVGIRGLRGFGAEVDYLVPNRFKTGYGLSPEVVAIAAEGKFGKPDIIITVDNGIASIEGVAAAKRLGITTIITDHHLPGTELPDAAAIVNPNQPGCRFESKSIAGVGVMFYALLALRAELRKRGAFADAQEPNLAALLDLVALGTVADVVKLDRNNRILVAQGLARMRARALCPGLRALFRCAGRDPASASTFDLGFALGPRLNAAGRLADMSLGIECLVTDDPARAMNIAQELDALNRERRGIEADMRADADLHLQQIDGGTCSSVSLFDPNWHQGVIGILAGRIKEQLHRPTFAFARADSAEASGDLRGSGRSIPGLHLRDALDLVSKRHPDLLKRFGGHAAAAGVTIAEADFPLFAAALEAVARELISPNDLSRTLDSDGELEGGYISIATARLLQDQVWGQGFPQPLFEGVFQVERQRILKEQHLKLDLRAGPARFEAIRFNFSEAVADRIRVVYRLAINEFNGLQSVQLMLEHIEPA; from the coding sequence GTGACGCACCTATTGGTACGCAAGGCGCCGCCGCGCGCCGTCTGGGCGCTTGAACAGGCCGGCATGCATCCGCTGCTGGCGCGGCTTTACGCGGCGCGCGGCATCACCTCGGCGGAACAGGCGGAAACCCAGTTCAAGCATCTGCTGCCGCCCGGCAATCTCAAGGGCATCGCGGAGACCGCCTGCCTGCTGGCCGATGCGATTGCCGCGAAAAAACGCCTGCTGATCGTCGCCGACTACGATTGCGACGGGGCAACGGCTTGTGCCGTTGGCATACGCGGCCTGCGCGGGTTCGGCGCAGAGGTCGATTACCTGGTGCCGAATCGTTTCAAGACCGGCTATGGGCTGTCGCCGGAAGTGGTCGCCATCGCGGCTGAAGGTAAATTCGGCAAACCCGACATCATCATCACGGTTGACAACGGCATCGCCAGCATCGAAGGCGTGGCGGCAGCCAAGCGGCTCGGCATCACCACCATCATCACCGACCATCACCTGCCCGGCACCGAACTGCCGGACGCCGCCGCCATCGTCAACCCGAACCAGCCCGGCTGCCGTTTTGAGAGCAAGTCCATCGCCGGCGTCGGCGTAATGTTTTATGCCTTGCTCGCGCTGCGCGCGGAGTTGCGCAAACGCGGTGCGTTCGCCGACGCTCAGGAACCGAATCTGGCCGCCCTGCTCGACCTGGTGGCGTTGGGTACGGTGGCCGATGTTGTCAAACTCGATCGCAACAATCGCATCCTCGTCGCGCAGGGCTTGGCGCGCATGCGCGCCAGGGCCTTGTGCCCCGGCTTGCGCGCGCTGTTTCGCTGCGCCGGGCGCGATCCCGCCAGCGCCAGCACCTTCGATCTCGGCTTCGCCCTCGGTCCGCGCCTGAATGCCGCCGGACGCCTGGCCGACATGTCGCTCGGCATCGAATGCCTAGTCACGGACGACCCGGCGCGGGCCATGAATATCGCGCAGGAACTCGATGCCCTGAACCGCGAACGGCGCGGCATCGAGGCGGACATGCGCGCCGACGCCGATCTTCATCTGCAACAGATCGACGGTGGCACATGCAGCAGCGTGTCGCTGTTCGATCCGAACTGGCATCAGGGCGTGATCGGCATTCTTGCCGGACGCATAAAAGAACAGCTGCATCGCCCGACGTTTGCCTTCGCGCGCGCAGACAGTGCGGAGGCCAGTGGAGATCTGCGCGGCTCCGGACGGTCCATCCCCGGACTGCATCTGCGCGATGCGCTGGATCTCGTTTCCAAGCGCCATCCCGATCTGCTCAAGCGCTTCGGCGGGCACGCCGCCGCCGCGGGCGTCACCATTGCCGAGGCCGATTTCCCGCTTTTTGCCGCAGCGCTGGAAGCCGTCGCGCGGGAACTGATTTCGCCCAACGATCTCAGCCGCACGCTCGACTCCGATGGCGAACTCGAAGGCGGTTATATTTCAATCGCCACCGCGCGACTGTTGCAGGATCAAGTATGGGGCCAGGGTTTCCCGCAACCCTTGTTCGAGGGCGTATTCCAGGTCGAGCGCCAGCGCATTCTCAAGGAACAGCATCTCAAACTCGACTTGCGCGCGGGCCCGGCGCGCTTTGAAGCGATACGCTTCAATTTTTCCGAAGCCGTGGCCGATCGAATTCGTGTCGTTTACCGCTTGGCGATCAACGAGTTCAACGGCTTGCAAAGCGTGCAACTGATGCTCGAACACATAGAACCGGCATAG
- a CDS encoding glycosyltransferase family 2 protein, which produces MINASYAGTSAPVELSVVVPAFNEEQGIAPFLELLFGVLRSCCTRFEVWVIDDGSRDGTWRELTVARARYAELRGLRFTRNFGKEAAMLAGLRCAAGQAVVVMDADGQHPPSLLPQMLEPWRAGRAQMIAAQKATRKSDNIASRLNARLFNGMMRVLTGLDLTAASDYRLLDRRVVDALLAFPEKVRFFRGMTAWTGFPVEYVSFDVAPRIAGTSHWSSAQLVKLAVTAVFAYTAKPLGMILRLGLIGMAVAVILLLQALYSWSTGIAVSGWTSLTVVVLFFGSANLFALGVLGIYLAQLFDEIKARPEYLVGDELR; this is translated from the coding sequence ATGATAAATGCATCGTATGCCGGCACCAGTGCGCCTGTGGAACTCAGCGTGGTGGTTCCCGCATTCAACGAGGAGCAGGGCATCGCGCCATTCCTGGAACTGCTGTTTGGGGTGTTGCGCTCGTGCTGCACGCGCTTCGAGGTATGGGTGATCGATGACGGCAGCCGAGACGGCACGTGGCGAGAGCTAACCGTTGCGCGCGCACGCTATGCCGAGTTGCGCGGGTTGCGCTTTACCCGCAACTTTGGCAAGGAGGCCGCGATGCTCGCCGGGCTGCGTTGCGCTGCCGGACAAGCGGTCGTTGTCATGGACGCGGATGGCCAGCATCCGCCATCCTTGCTGCCGCAGATGCTTGAACCCTGGCGCGCCGGACGCGCGCAGATGATTGCCGCGCAAAAAGCTACTCGCAAAAGCGACAACATCGCATCGCGCCTGAATGCGCGCCTTTTCAACGGCATGATGCGGGTCTTGACCGGTCTGGACCTGACCGCGGCTTCAGATTACCGCCTGCTCGATCGGCGCGTCGTGGATGCCCTGCTCGCCTTCCCGGAGAAGGTGCGTTTTTTTCGCGGCATGACGGCGTGGACCGGTTTTCCCGTCGAATACGTCAGCTTCGATGTGGCGCCGCGCATCGCCGGCACGAGCCACTGGAGCAGCGCGCAACTTGTCAAGCTTGCCGTTACCGCGGTATTCGCCTATACGGCAAAGCCGCTGGGAATGATTTTGCGGCTCGGCCTGATAGGCATGGCGGTGGCGGTCATCCTGTTGTTGCAGGCACTGTACTCATGGTCGACGGGGATCGCAGTGTCGGGCTGGACTTCGCTGACGGTAGTGGTGCTGTTCTTTGGTTCCGCCAATCTGTTCGCACTGGGCGTACTGGGTATCTACCTCGCCCAGTTGTTCGACGAAATCAAGGCGCGGCCAGAGTACCTGGTCGGAGACGAGCTGCGGTGA